The Radiobacillus deserti genomic interval AAACTCTTGAATGTGCTCTGTGACAAGATCGCGTAGCACGTACTTTTCAACATGAAAATCTCGGTCAAACTGCTGTAGACGGGATTGATATAAGACTAGCTCCAATCCGCGTTCAAGCTTATCTAGTTCCTCAGACATACTCTCCAAGGTTGCGTTAGGAAGTGAAGCTCTGTCTTTTTGTAACGTTAAATTCATGACAGATATAGGTGTTTTCATTTGATGGACCCATTGCTGAATGAATGTAAGCTCTCTGTTTTTTCGTACGTCATGCTGTTCTAATTCCGTTTGATAGGATTCGTATTGCTTTTCGTAATGATTTTTAAGACGACGCAATAGCTCATTTGGTGGCTCAGGCAGCCAAGCGTGCTCCTTATTGCGCTCGATGTCCTCTGTGTAATAAGTGCGGAACGTGCGATAACGAATCAGCAAATACACGATTAAAAAGCAAGAAGGCAGGATGAGTAAATAAAGGAGTGTTCCACCATTCATCGGTTGATTAACATTCATTGCGTACAGCTGTGCTACCAAAATAATCAGGAGCACCTGAGAATAGTAAAACAAAATAAACGATAATTGGTCTTTCAAATAACCCTTCATGCTTCCACTCCCCAGTTCGCAACGAACTTATAACCAGCACCACGAACGGTTTGAATGGCATCTACTAAAGAGAGCTCCTCTAACCTTTTTCGCAAACGGGTTACATTCACGCTCAGTGTATTGTCATCGACAAAGCTTTGATCATCCCATAGGATTTCTAACAAATGATTGCGGTGCAATACGTGATTTTCGTTTTGCATAAATTCCTTTAATAAGAGGAATTCTTTTTTGGAAAGCGGTACGGACATTCCGTTATATTCCATTTCCATTGCGTCGATATGTAAAATCAGTCCCGAATGCTCAATATGATTGGCATGCTGCTCGACGGCATATTCCCCATACACTCGTCGCATCAAGCTTTTTACCTTTGCTAAGACTACTTCAAATTCAAACGGCTTTGTTATGTAATCATCGCCACCATTTTCAATCGCCATGACTTGATCCATGCCGCTATCTCGAGCAGATATAAAGATAATCGGGCATTTTGAAATCGTGCGTATTTTACGACACCAATAAAACCCATCATAGCGAGGAAGATTGATATCTAACAGAACGAGCTCCGGTTGAATAGTCTCAAACTCTTCTAAAATAGCACTAAAATCTGTAGCGAGCTGAACATGATAATCATATTTCTCCAAGTATTCTCTTAGCAATTCGGCGATTTTAGGATCATCTTCTACTAAATAAATCCTGTTCATTTGTCATCACCTTTTTTTGTTTATCGTAACCTAATAGAAGGGAAAAAGAAACAAGCTATTAGGAGATGATTCAATCGTGCTTATCACCGTGCTCATTATCATCGGTACCATCCTGTTCATGGGAATCAGCTTATATACCTTTTTACACTTTCATCCAAAAGGATTTTTCTCTCTGGAAATCTTTTATACATTAGCTGTTGTGTACCTCACTGTATTAGTAAGCTTTGCCATTATGTACTTTGCCTTATCCTTTCACGGTGTGATTTTGTTGGAAGGGAATAGTTTAAAGGAAGTTGGAGTCATCGAATCAATGGCACACTCCTTGTATTTTAGTGGGGTAACCTTGCTGACAGTTGGATATGGAGACATCACCCCAGTAGGTTTTGGTCGACTGCTTGCGTTGGCAGAAGCTTTAATTGGATACATATTGCCTGCTGCGTTCTTTTTAAAGGTGTATCAGCACCAT includes:
- a CDS encoding sensor histidine kinase, yielding MKGYLKDQLSFILFYYSQVLLIILVAQLYAMNVNQPMNGGTLLYLLILPSCFLIVYLLIRYRTFRTYYTEDIERNKEHAWLPEPPNELLRRLKNHYEKQYESYQTELEQHDVRKNRELTFIQQWVHQMKTPISVMNLTLQKDRASLPNATLESMSEELDKLERGLELVLYQSRLQQFDRDFHVEKYVLRDLVTEHIQEFKSSFIRNHTYPDVHIPEHLVVYTDQKWISFVLNQITANAIKYASHSNTKIRYEAQQDGSELYLSIIDEGVGIPKQDLPRIFDPFFTGQNGRTFRESTGMGLFLAKEVCDALGHLIQVTSEVEKGTRVMLTFRNLTTL
- a CDS encoding response regulator transcription factor — encoded protein: MNRIYLVEDDPKIAELLREYLEKYDYHVQLATDFSAILEEFETIQPELVLLDINLPRYDGFYWCRKIRTISKCPIIFISARDSGMDQVMAIENGGDDYITKPFEFEVVLAKVKSLMRRVYGEYAVEQHANHIEHSGLILHIDAMEMEYNGMSVPLSKKEFLLLKEFMQNENHVLHRNHLLEILWDDQSFVDDNTLSVNVTRLRKRLEELSLVDAIQTVRGAGYKFVANWGVEA
- a CDS encoding potassium channel family protein, with the translated sequence MLITVLIIIGTILFMGISLYTFLHFHPKGFFSLEIFYTLAVVYLTVLVSFAIMYFALSFHGVILLEGNSLKEVGVIESMAHSLYFSGVTLLTVGYGDITPVGFGRLLALAEALIGYILPAAFFLKVYQHHSTGKKDG